Part of the Campylobacter suis genome, TCATTCATTATCGGAAGTTCATTTTTTTGTGCGAAATCCCTTATTTGGCGTTCTCTTGCAAGGATTAGCGGTCTGATTACTACAAGTCCGTTTTGGGCTGTGTATTTAGGCGCTAGCGTCCTTAGGGCGCCGTTGTAAGTAAAGTTCATAAAAAAACTTTCAGCCGCATCATCTAAGTGGTGAGCGATGGCTATTTTGTTAAAGCCGTTTTCTAAAGCGTAGGTATAAAGATATCCGCGCCTCATTCTTGAGCAAAAGCTGCAAAATGTTGTATTTGTGCGAATTTTTTCTTGCCCAAATTCAAAAATTTTTGTTTCAATGACCTCGTAATCTATCTCATGTTCTTTAAAATGCTCTTTTATGGGTGCAAAATTTTCACCAATGCCATAACCTATAGTAACGGCTTTAAAGCTCCAATTTAATGGACTAACAGAGCAAAAATGCTTTAATGTATGAGCTAGACTCATGCTGTCTTTGCCACCACTAAGGGCTAGTAAAATTTTGTCATTTTCTTCAAACATTTTATATTTTGCATTTGTCTGCCCAACGATACGAAGGAGCTTTTTGCTAAGCTCGATCATAGTTTTTCAACCATGCCTAAAACAAAATCTGCACTTACTTTTGCTGATGTGTGTAAAAATTCGTCAAAGTCAAACTCCGCTCCACCGCTAGCCTCATCACTAATGGCACGAAGCATAAAAAATGGCACATTTAGCTGTGTGCAAACTTGAGCAACCGACGCCCCTTCCATCTCCACAGCATCGGCTTTAAATGTAGTTTTTATCCACTCTTTTTTATCTTTTTCACAGACAAATTGATCCCCAGTAGCTATAACGCCCCCGATAAGTTTTATGTTTTTATCGTTTGCCACATCTTGTGCGATCTTGTTTAGTTGCTTATCAGTTTTGCTAAAAATTTCAATACCAGGCACATATCCGTGAGGATGTCCAAAAGCCGTAATATCAAGATCATGCTGAACTAGACTTGTTGCATAGAGTATGTCGCCGATATGTAAATTTTCATTTAGAGAACCAGCAACTCCAGTAAAAAGTAGCTTCGTAGCGCCAAATTTTTGTACCAAGATACTAGCTGTAAGGGCTGAGTTTACTTTGCCTATCTTTGAATATGCGATAACAACATCTTTATCGGCAACTTTTGCAGTATAAAATTTATTTCCCGCAAACTCAGTTATCTCGTATTTTCCAATCATCTGAAGCAGGGGGGTTATCTCCTCTTGCATTGCGCCCAAGATAGCTATCATGCTTTATCCTTTATAAATTTTATTGCCTCTTCAAGGCTTGCCATATCTGTAATGCTAAGCGTTGGAGTATCGGTTATTTTTTTATTTATACCTTTTAGGACATTAGCCCCAAATTCTATATAAAGCTTAGCTGGGTTTTGCACTATGCTTTGTTTATAAAGCACTGGACTTGTTAGCTGAGCCTTTAAAAGCTCGAGAGCGCTTGATCTGTCTGTGTATGGCTTGGCTGTTGCATTTGATATAACTGGCGTAAAATTTTGTGCTAAATGTCCTTCAAGCTCTTTGACTAGTCTTTGGCTAGCATTTTCTAAAATAGGGCAGTGGCTAGCGACTGACATATTTAACAGCATGGCTCTTTTAGCACCAGCTTCTTTAAATTTACTTTCAAGCTCGGACAAATCAGCGCTTAAGCCAGCCACAACTACTTGTCCATCGCAGTTAAAATTTGCTCCATAAGCTTGTTTTCCTTGTGCTTGAGCATTAGCGCAAATTTCATTTACGGCTTCATCACCAAGACCAAGAACTACCATCATACCAGCGCCTTTGCCATCGCAGTCTTGTTGCATAAATTTACCACGCAGATTTACTATTTTTAGTGCCGAAATAAAATCAAATGCACCACTTATAGCTAGAGCACTAAACTCACCAAGTGAGTGCCCAAGGCTAAAATCCGGAGTCAAATTTATCTGCTCACAAAATGCTTTATATGCCATGAGCGAGTTTAAAACAATGGCTGGCTGTGTAAATTCGCTTATAGATAGTTTATCATTTTCAGTAAAAAGCAGGGTAGCAAAGTCGATATTAAGCTCATTACTGGCACGATCTAAAAGCTCTTTTGCGCCTTTACTGTTATTATAAAAGTCCTGCCCCATGCCAAAGCTCTGTGAGCCTTGACCTGGGAATATAAATGCATATTTCATTTGGTTTCTCAGTGATGATGTCCACCGCAACATCCGCCGCCATGTCCGTGATCGTCATCATCATCGTGATGACCTCCGCCACTGCAGCCACATCCACCACCATGTCCATGCCCACCGCAACATCCGCCACCACCATGTTCATGCCCACCGCAACATCCGCCACCACCATGTTCATGCCCATGACTTCCGCAACCACAAGAGTGCGCACCACCACCAACTATGCCAGTGGCTTTTTCATCCTCGGTAGGTTCTCTCATTTCTAAAATTTCTACATTAAATAATAGATCTTTACCCGCATAAGGATGGTTAAAATCAACCATAACCTCTTCTGCGCCAACAGCCTTAACTATAACACGAACGCTAGAGCCATCTTCATTTTGACCAAAAAGTTCCATGCCCTCTTTTAGTTCAATACCAGCAAACTGCTCTTTTGGTAGGCTTTGAACTGCCGAATTGTCATACTCACCGCAAGCTTGTGCGGCTGGTATACGAATCTCTTTTCGGTCGCCTTCTTTAAGCGCTAGAACTTCTTCTTCTAGCTTTTCAATCACATGACCACGACCAGTTAAGAAGGAAATTTGTCTTCCGCCTTGCATATTTGACTCTAAAATTTCACCGTTATTTGCATCTCGCAATTCATAAAACATAGATATGACTATCTCTTTACTCACATTATCTCCTTAGATGATTTAAAATAATGCGAGATTATAGCGAAAAAAGATAAATTTTTAGTTTCTATTTGGTGAGGCTTGTGCCTCTTTGCTTTCAGGGTAGCCTACTTTTAAGGCTTTGTAGAATTTGTTTGCACTTGCTGTATCGCCTACTTTATCAAAACTGATTGCTGTATGATATAGGAGTTTTGGCACATGTGAGCCACTATCACTTTGCTCGATACTTTTTTGATAGTATTTGATAGCTTGAGAGTATGATTTTTGCTTATATGCAATCTCTCCAAGGTAGAAATTTGATGCTGCAGGCTGGTATTTTTTACTCACAAGGTGTTCAAAATGCTCTCTTGCCTCGTCGTTTTTATTGGAATTAAAAAGATTAACAGCATTATTCATAATGGTTTTGTTGTCTTTTTTTGATAAATTTATACCATTACTTTTTGTATTTGAGTTATCAGCCTGCGGTTTTGCGCCTTTTGTTGATGGGGCTGGAGCGCTTGACTTCTTATCTATCAAAGTGCCAAGCTGGTTTAGAGTCTTTGTGATTTTTTGATAGTTGCTTTCTTGGATAGCGCGAGTTTGATCGATCTCTTTTTTTAGAGATTGAAGGGATAGATTAGATGCGGAAGCATTTACATCATCGCCATTTACCCTAAGCTCTATCTCATTCATTCTTTGCTCTAGTCTAGCCATACGGGCATTCATACCCTCTATAATGCTTTGTAACCCTTGAATTTGCTCTGAAACTGAGCCGAGGTTGTCTTGTATGGTCGCAACGCTTCTTTTGTTTTTTAAGAGCTCTTTTTCGTTTTCTGTAAGTCCGTAAGGGTTTTCAGCATTTAAATTTCCAGCTCCAAAAGCAGATACTTCAGCAAAAAGCGGTATAGTGGCTGCTATAAAAACAGCCACAAATTTTAGAGTTTTTTTCATATAAATTATGGAAGAACTTTAAAGTCAGCGCGTCTATTTTGAGCGTCGCAAGCCTTAGTCTTATCTGAACAAACCGGGTTGCTTTCGCCAAAGCTTACAACAGCGATTCTGTCAGCTGAAACGCCATTTCTTACAAGAGCGTCTTTTGCACTCTTAGCGCGCTTAAGACCAAGTGCGTAGTTATACTCGTCTGTTCCCCACTCATCGCAGTTGCCTTCAATTTTGATAGAAAGAGCTTGTGCGTCAGCTTGGTTAAATAGTGAAGCATTTGAGCTGATAACACCTTGCTCACTTGGTTGAATATTAAATTTATCAAACGCAAAATATACACTTTTAACTTGTGAGTTAAGGCTATTAATAAGAGCATTTAATCTATCTGCATCACTCATCATGTCGCCAGATTTCATTGTTGAGTCGCTGCTTGCACTCATATCTACTTCTGGAGCTTTTGAGCTACAACCACTAAAAACCAATGCTGCAAGAGCAATACTTGATAATACAACTTTTGTCATACGAATCCTTTTTTAAAAATTTCGTGCAATTATACCATAAAATTTTAGTTTTTTACCAGTCTATGGATTGAATTTTGCCAATTTTTAATGGAAATTGAAAACTTTTATTTTCATTAAGTCTTATAATGCCTAAATTGCTCTGTCCAGAATGTTCTTTTATATAAACAACACTTTGACCATCACTAGAAAATCTTGGATAGTTATTTTTCCCACTTGCAGTTAGCTGGCGGATAAAGTTTGTCTGAGTTGAGATAAGATAAATGTTAAATGTATTTGTAGCATCGCCACTTCCCTCACGACTTGAATACACTATGTAGTTTTCAAAAGTACTAACGGAGTTATTATTTCTGCCATGATATACCATCTGCTCAACACTTGCTGAGTTATTTATGCCTGTTGCAAAGATATTTGGATAGCCAAGTCTGTCTGACACAAAAACCACGCGAGTATCGTTATCTACGAAATTTCCATTCACATCGATGCCTGGATAGTTAGTTACTTGGGTTAAATTTTTTGATATAGTGTCATAAATATATATATCTGGTTGGTCTTTTGGCGCCATAGTCAAAAGTACTTTTTGTCCGTTTTTACTAACATCAGAAGCGATTAGCATTCCGTTACTATCTATAATCTTACTTTTTGCGCCAGTCTCTAGGTTGTACCTAAAAAGCGTTGGCTTGTTATTGATATAAGATGTGTAGTAAAATGTTTTTTGGTCTGCACCACCCCATTTTGGAAATATATTTAGCCCGCCCTTGATTATAGGTTTTTGATATGTTAGAGTGTAGTCTGCAACAGAGATAACACTTTCACGAGCCGAGGTGTATTTTGCAAATATGATATATTTTTCCATCCAGCCTACTGGTGGTAAATTTAGCTCATTTGTTAGTTCAACAATGCTTTTATGTGCCAAAAATGGATATTTATCGCCATTCATTGTGTAGATTTTTTCATATCTTGTGCTGGCTTTTCTAGCATCAATCAGCTTTACCTTGAGATTTAACTGTGAATTTTGTGAGCCTTCAAGCGCGTATCTTAAGATAAGCTCTGTATTTTTATCGCTCATTACATTTGTGTATGAGTCGCCATCATAAGTTGATGTGATGTACTCATCAACAACCTCAAAATCGGAACTGACCTTTAAATCACCCATCATAATCTTAAAAAATTTCTCTTTAAAAGCAGGGTCGGTAATGGCCGTAGTTGCGTCTTGAAGCACTATTTTTGGCAGTGCAATGCCTTGATTTATAACCGATATAGTTGCATCTGCGCCAAAAAGGCTAAGAGCAAAGGTAAAAATCAAAATGATCTTTTTCATTAATATCCTCCGTGGATTTATTGTGTGTCTAGTTTATCTTCTAATTTTAAATTTAAAGTAATTGTCGTGCCATTTGGTGAAAATGGAAATTTCTCACTCTTTAAAATTTCAAGGCACTCTTTTACTTTTTTATTAAATGCTTCATCGTATGGGAGTTTTGTGATGTTGTAATTAAAATTTCCATATCCGTCTATCGTTACTGTAACTTCGGCAAAGTTATTTGAGTTTGCCTTATATGCTCGCCACCGTCTTTCAATCTGCTTTGATATAGCCCCACGAAGCGGATCATATGTTCCAGTTTTTTGCTCTTTTGGGGCTGATGCTGTTTTATCAAGTTTTAGGCTTTTTACTATGTCGCTTGCATCACTACTTGGTTTTGAGGCTGGTTTTTCGCTTTTTTGTCTTGATTGAACCTTTTGTTCTCTTGGTTTTTCTTCTGTTTTTAATTTGCTTGTGTCGATATCGCTAAATAAATTTTTTAAATTTGGTTTTGTTTCAGGAATTTCCTCTTTTTTTATCTCTTTTGCAGTCTCTGTTATACTTGGTGTTACTACTGGTTCTGGTTTTGGCTCTTCTTTTTGTTCTTGCTGTTTTGGCTCAGGCTGCTTTACTGGAAGGGTTGGAGTAGGAAGAGGTTCTTCTGGTACAACTGGCTTATTTGTGGTTTTTTCCTTCGGCTCTTCTTTTGGCTCTTCCTCTTTTTTTTGTTCTTGTTTTTTGATCTCTTGTTTTTGCTCCGGAGCTTTTAACTCCTGCTCCTCTTTTAGGGGCTCAGGAACTAATACATCTATATAAGCATCTTTGTCATCAGTATAGCGTTTTGCTGGCTCAACAAAGGCTGTTAGCTGAAAAAAAAGTATAAGGATAATAATTAAATATATAGATAAAGCTACAAAAAACGAGCTTATCGTTGGGAATTTTGTCTTTTGTAGCATTTTATCCGTTTGTTTGAAGTGCAACTTTTGTAAAACCTACATTTTTTAAGCTTTTTAAAACAAACATAACATCATCGTATTTTAAATTTTTATCAGCTTTAATATAAATCGGCGTAGATTTATCGTATTTTGAACCCATCAAAACAATGTTGTCAGGGAACTCTTCAAGGCTCATAAGACTTTGTTCTATACGAACTTGACGCTTTTCATTTACAAAAACAACAAGATCTTTTTTTTCGACTGCTGATGTTTTTGTTTTTGAGCCTTCTGGTAAAGCTATATCCTCTTGATATGTTATAGTTGGCATGGTAACCATCAAAATAGCCAGCAAAACCAGCATAATATCAACAAGAGGGGTAATGTTTAGCTCTGGGCTATCATCTTGAAATTTCATAGACACTAGACTATTCTTTCATGCTTATTAAAACATCAGCTTGTCTTTCTAGTGTTCCCATTAGTTCATAAGAACGCCTTTTTATAAGCAAGTTAAATGTATATGCTGGTATTGCTACAAAAATTCCAGCTCCCGTTGCAACAAGTGCCTCCGAGATGGCTGGCGCGATGATACCAAGCGATGCATTGCTACCATTCCCAAGACCTGAAAATGTTTCTAGTATGGATATAACTGTGCCAAATAGTCCTATAAAAGGCGAAGTAGAAGCTATAATGCTAAGCCAAGCAAGGCCGCTTGTAGCATTTTTCTCAGCTAAACTTAAGCATACATTTAGCTTTGCACGAGTCACTTCTCCTGTGGCACATTTTCTTAAAGAGGCGTCAGTTGGTAAAATTTTTGAACCCATTAAAAGAGACTCTAATGCTGACTGCTCACGCTTTTGCCACTTACTAAGACCTGCCATGCGTGAAAAAAGTATCGTAAAGCTGATAATAAAATATATAGATAGCCATACCAAAACAACTATTGTTATAAAACTACTTCTTGATAGGTAGTTTAAAAAAAGATCGATACCACCCACTTATTTGGCTCTCACTATATTTTCCATTTTTGCTATAGTGCTTGCAAATGCATTTGTATCACTGCTCATACTCTCAATAAGTTCGCGTGCTTCGTTTAGTTTATTTGCTAAGTCACTCTCGTTATTTCCAGCAACATAGACAGCACCGTCAGCTAAAACAACTACTTTGCCTTCATCTATTTTTGCATATCCCCAGTTTATGGCTACTACATCTCGACTCTTATCTTTGCCTTCAATGTCTATAATACCAGAGCTTAAAAGAGAGATGAGTGAGGCGTGGTTTGGCAAAACACCAAACTCACCATCACTACCAGGAAGCACTACGCTAGCCACTTCATCAGAAAATATCTGACCATGTGGAGTTACTATTTCCAAATGTAATTTATCCATTACGCTTCCTTTAAATTTTTAGCCTTTTAGTTTCTCTGCTTTTGCAATCGCCTCATCTATGCCACCCACCATATAAAACGCTGCTTCTGGAAGGTGATCGTATTTGCCCTCTAAAATTCCTTTAAATCCAGCAATACTCTCTTCAAGTGTTACATATTTACCAGGGCTACCTGTGAAAACCTCTGCAACGAAGAATGGCTGAGATAAGAATCTTTCTATCTTTCTAGCTCTATCAACGGTAACTTTATCCTCTTCGCTAAGCTCATCCATACCAAGAATCGCGATAATATCTTGAAGGTCTTTATACTTTTGAAGAACAGCTTGAACGCCGCGAGCTACTTTATAGTGATCTGCACCTAGAATTTGTGGATCTAGCATTCTTGATGTTGAATCAAGTGGATCAACTGCAGGATAGATACCTTTCT contains:
- a CDS encoding tRNA 2-thiocytidine biosynthesis TtcA family protein, which encodes MIELSKKLLRIVGQTNAKYKMFEENDKILLALSGGKDSMSLAHTLKHFCSVSPLNWSFKAVTIGYGIGENFAPIKEHFKEHEIDYEVIETKIFEFGQEKIRTNTTFCSFCSRMRRGYLYTYALENGFNKIAIAHHLDDAAESFFMNFTYNGALRTLAPKYTAQNGLVVIRPLILARERQIRDFAQKNELPIMNEEEACPAKQYGGKEPFARADTKAILVDLELKNPKFFVSLKSAFGNIHSDTFFANSTQDYNDDE
- a CDS encoding 5'-methylthioadenosine/adenosylhomocysteine nucleosidase, whose translation is MIAILGAMQEEITPLLQMIGKYEITEFAGNKFYTAKVADKDVVIAYSKIGKVNSALTASILVQKFGATKLLFTGVAGSLNENLHIGDILYATSLVQHDLDITAFGHPHGYVPGIEIFSKTDKQLNKIAQDVANDKNIKLIGGVIATGDQFVCEKDKKEWIKTTFKADAVEMEGASVAQVCTQLNVPFFMLRAISDEASGGAEFDFDEFLHTSAKVSADFVLGMVEKL
- the fabD gene encoding ACP S-malonyltransferase — protein: MKYAFIFPGQGSQSFGMGQDFYNNSKGAKELLDRASNELNIDFATLLFTENDKLSISEFTQPAIVLNSLMAYKAFCEQINLTPDFSLGHSLGEFSALAISGAFDFISALKIVNLRGKFMQQDCDGKGAGMMVVLGLGDEAVNEICANAQAQGKQAYGANFNCDGQVVVAGLSADLSELESKFKEAGAKRAMLLNMSVASHCPILENASQRLVKELEGHLAQNFTPVISNATAKPYTDRSSALELLKAQLTSPVLYKQSIVQNPAKLYIEFGANVLKGINKKITDTPTLSITDMASLEEAIKFIKDKA
- a CDS encoding FKBP-type peptidyl-prolyl cis-trans isomerase — protein: MSKEIVISMFYELRDANNGEILESNMQGGRQISFLTGRGHVIEKLEEEVLALKEGDRKEIRIPAAQACGEYDNSAVQSLPKEQFAGIELKEGMELFGQNEDGSSVRVIVKAVGAEEVMVDFNHPYAGKDLLFNVEILEMREPTEDEKATGIVGGGAHSCGCGSHGHEHGGGGCCGGHEHGGGGCCGGHGHGGGCGCSGGGHHDDDDDHGHGGGCCGGHHH
- a CDS encoding tetratricopeptide repeat protein; amino-acid sequence: MKKTLKFVAVFIAATIPLFAEVSAFGAGNLNAENPYGLTENEKELLKNKRSVATIQDNLGSVSEQIQGLQSIIEGMNARMARLEQRMNEIELRVNGDDVNASASNLSLQSLKKEIDQTRAIQESNYQKITKTLNQLGTLIDKKSSAPAPSTKGAKPQADNSNTKSNGINLSKKDNKTIMNNAVNLFNSNKNDEAREHFEHLVSKKYQPAASNFYLGEIAYKQKSYSQAIKYYQKSIEQSDSGSHVPKLLYHTAISFDKVGDTASANKFYKALKVGYPESKEAQASPNRN
- a CDS encoding OmpA family protein, with amino-acid sequence MTKVVLSSIALAALVFSGCSSKAPEVDMSASSDSTMKSGDMMSDADRLNALINSLNSQVKSVYFAFDKFNIQPSEQGVISSNASLFNQADAQALSIKIEGNCDEWGTDEYNYALGLKRAKSAKDALVRNGVSADRIAVVSFGESNPVCSDKTKACDAQNRRADFKVLP
- the tolB gene encoding Tol-Pal system protein TolB, giving the protein MKKIILIFTFALSLFGADATISVINQGIALPKIVLQDATTAITDPAFKEKFFKIMMGDLKVSSDFEVVDEYITSTYDGDSYTNVMSDKNTELILRYALEGSQNSQLNLKVKLIDARKASTRYEKIYTMNGDKYPFLAHKSIVELTNELNLPPVGWMEKYIIFAKYTSARESVISVADYTLTYQKPIIKGGLNIFPKWGGADQKTFYYTSYINNKPTLFRYNLETGAKSKIIDSNGMLIASDVSKNGQKVLLTMAPKDQPDIYIYDTISKNLTQVTNYPGIDVNGNFVDNDTRVVFVSDRLGYPNIFATGINNSASVEQMVYHGRNNNSVSTFENYIVYSSREGSGDATNTFNIYLISTQTNFIRQLTASGKNNYPRFSSDGQSVVYIKEHSGQSNLGIIRLNENKSFQFPLKIGKIQSIDW
- a CDS encoding TonB C-terminal domain-containing protein, which gives rise to MLQKTKFPTISSFFVALSIYLIIILILFFQLTAFVEPAKRYTDDKDAYIDVLVPEPLKEEQELKAPEQKQEIKKQEQKKEEEPKEEPKEKTTNKPVVPEEPLPTPTLPVKQPEPKQQEQKEEPKPEPVVTPSITETAKEIKKEEIPETKPNLKNLFSDIDTSKLKTEEKPREQKVQSRQKSEKPASKPSSDASDIVKSLKLDKTASAPKEQKTGTYDPLRGAISKQIERRWRAYKANSNNFAEVTVTIDGYGNFNYNITKLPYDEAFNKKVKECLEILKSEKFPFSPNGTTITLNLKLEDKLDTQ
- a CDS encoding biopolymer transporter ExbD encodes the protein MKFQDDSPELNITPLVDIMLVLLAILMVTMPTITYQEDIALPEGSKTKTSAVEKKDLVVFVNEKRQVRIEQSLMSLEEFPDNIVLMGSKYDKSTPIYIKADKNLKYDDVMFVLKSLKNVGFTKVALQTNG
- a CDS encoding MotA/TolQ/ExbB proton channel family protein; amino-acid sequence: MGGIDLFLNYLSRSSFITIVVLVWLSIYFIISFTILFSRMAGLSKWQKREQSALESLLMGSKILPTDASLRKCATGEVTRAKLNVCLSLAEKNATSGLAWLSIIASTSPFIGLFGTVISILETFSGLGNGSNASLGIIAPAISEALVATGAGIFVAIPAYTFNLLIKRRSYELMGTLERQADVLISMKE
- the atpC gene encoding ATP synthase F1 subunit epsilon, translated to MDKLHLEIVTPHGQIFSDEVASVVLPGSDGEFGVLPNHASLISLLSSGIIDIEGKDKSRDVVAINWGYAKIDEGKVVVLADGAVYVAGNNESDLANKLNEARELIESMSSDTNAFASTIAKMENIVRAK